A region of the Candidatus Polarisedimenticolia bacterium genome:
GGAAGTCGATGGGACGGGTCGCTACGCACCCTGGCGCAATGCCGACAATCAGGCCAGGTTCAAAGCGGATCTGATCCGCATGGTCGATCTGATCCTCTCCGGCCACCAAGACATCGTCAGCCGGGAGCACGCCGGCACGAGTGGCACGGCCCATGAAATGGCGGCGCTTCCCAAATTCAGTCTGCCCGACCTGTCCGGAAATCTCCTGAACGCAGACCAGCTCGCGGGTCGCGTCGTCCTGGTCGAGTTCTGGGCGACCTGGTGTCCTCCCTGCCGCTCCACATTGTCCTGGCTGGGTGACCTGAAGGCTAAGCATGGGGACAACCTGGAGATTCTGGCCCTGGCCGTGGAATCCCCCGAGGAGGAAGTCCGTACCACCACAAAGTCGCTGAGCTCCGACCTGCGTTGGGCAATCGCCGACACCGCCACGGCGCAAGCCTTCGGCGACATCACCTCGGTTCCAACGTTGTTCCTGTTCGATCGCTCCGGGAAAACCGCACGAGTGTTGTACGGTGCCCCGCCGGACCTGCATCAGGTAGCCGAGGCGGCTCTGAAGAGTCTGATCCAGGACAGCGCTGCGGCCACAAAAGAGAGTCAATGATCTTGGGGCCCGCGCACTGAATGCAGCGCCGTGCAAACCTTCGCCCGCGGGAGGCACCCCGGTCACCCCTGCAAGTGATAGCGGTGCAGTCCCGGAACGAG
Encoded here:
- a CDS encoding TlpA disulfide reductase family protein; the protein is MLVQEVAARYSGQVHFVSENFGGSKLAERYGVKGYPAVFVDDVLVAVPRDFGYFGEVDGTGRYAPWRNADNQARFKADLIRMVDLILSGHQDIVSREHAGTSGTAHEMAALPKFSLPDLSGNLLNADQLAGRVVLVEFWATWCPPCRSTLSWLGDLKAKHGDNLEILALAVESPEEEVRTTTKSLSSDLRWAIADTATAQAFGDITSVPTLFLFDRSGKTARVLYGAPPDLHQVAEAALKSLIQDSAAATKESQ